The genome window GCACATGCTCGCTGCGGGAAGCGATCCGATGCAGGTCTTTGAGAGCGAGAATTTACGGAATCGGATTGGGCATGTCCATCTCAAAGACTGCCACGCCGACGATCCTGAGACATGGGATTACAGAACGCAGCGGTTTGGCGAGCAGGCACGTTTCGCGGAACTTGGCGCGGGAAACTTAGGGCTTGATGTCAAAGCCGCACTTGAAGGACTCGAAGCCGTCGGTTATGACGGATGGGTCTCTGTCGAACTCGACCGTCCGTATCCGCCACGTCCAGCAGCCGAAGCCGCATTCGTAAATCGGGAATATCTGCGGGGTCTCGGATATTAAACGGAGGCACATTCCTATGCTGAAGCGAATCAAAATTCAAGGGTATAAATCACTCGTGGATCTTGAGGTAAACTTTGAGCACCTTGCTGTACTCGTCGGTCCCAACGCTTCAGGAAAAAGCAATTTCCTTGATGCCTTACACCTCCTATCGCGCGTAGCCACCAGTCGGACCCTGAAAGAAGCGTTTGATCCGCCTTATCGAGGACATGCACTGGAGTCGTTTACTTTTGGAGAAGAGGGCATCAAGAGCCTCTTGGAACAGGAAACAGTATCGTTTAGTATAGAGGTAGATGTTCAACTTTCTCCCAAGATCGTTGAGGATGTCAATCAACAAATTCAGAAAATGAGACCGGTGCCACTGGACGAAGATGAATCTGTTTCAAGGCGATCACCACCTACCGTGCGTTCGCAAAATCTTCGGTATCGAATTGAAATTGAGATGCTCCCCAAGTTGGGGACATTGCGGGTCGCGAACGAGTATCTCGCTGCACTTAATACCACGGGTCAGTTAAGTCAAAAACGCAAGCCGTTCTTAGAACAGATCGACAATCAGCTGCACTTGCGGATGGAGGGGCAAGCGCGTCCAGCCCACTATGAGCGAGGTCTCAATTATAGTATCCTTTCAATGGCGCATTATCCCCCTCACCATCCTCATTTGGTTGCGATGCGGCAGGAATTGGCGAGTTGGTTTACCTTCTATTTTGAACCGCGTGAACGCATGCGGCTCCCAAGTCCTGTTAAGGAAGTTCACCATATTGGGTTGATGGGGGAAGATCTCGCAGCCTTTCTTAATACTTTGCGAGGTCTCAATCCGCGACAGTTTGAAGCCATTGAGAAATCTCTCCATGCTATGATTCCTTCCATAACAGGCATTGAGGTTGGTGTCAATGCGTTAGGCGAAGTGGAATTAAATCTGTGTGAAGGCGAAAAACGTGTTTCAGCACGGGGTTTATCGGAGGGTACACTTCGGATTTTAGGGTTTTTAGCACTCGTTGGTGCCAAAAAATCACCAGCGTTGATAGGATTTGAGGAACCGGAGAATGGCGTTCATCCTCGTAGGATTCGGCGTGTTGCTCGGTTTTTGGAGAGTCGTATGCTTCTTGAAGATATCCAATTCATTGTGACAACACACTCATCACTTTTGTCTGACTTAATCCCTCCTGAATCTTTGTACGTTTGCCGTAAGGTTAACGGAAACACAGAAATTGAACCCTTTACTATGATGCATCTCGGACCGCTATGGAAAAGGGTTGATGTTGGAGATGTGCTGGAAGAAGAAAGTGCGTTATCTCCTTCTGAACGTATCTTGCGGGGGGACTTTGATGCGTAGTATCAGTCTGTTCGTTGAGGATACAGTCCATGGGGATTTTCTCGTGGCATTGGTTCAGCGGGTTGCTAATGCGTACAACATTGAGATTAAAATTAAAGTCTCCAGTGTCCGGGGTGGACATGGGACGGTTATTACGGAATTGAGACAGTATCAACAAGATTTGCAACACAACGCCGAGGATCTACCGGATATCATCATCGTAGGTACAGATAGTAATGGCAGAGGTTTTTTGCAGCGGGAAAGAGAGATCGATCAGGCAACCTCCGATTTGGCAGATCGCGTTATCTACATGATTCCGCAACCGCATATCGAGCGATGGTTATTTCTTGATTCAGAAGCGTTCAAGAAAGTATTTGGCAGGGGCTGCTCGGTTCCTAAGCGGAAATGCGACCGTGATCGTTACAAGCGTCTTCTCCTACAAGCGATTCGTGACGCAGGCGTGATCCCGCTTTTGGGAGGTATTGAACATATCGCAGATCTCGTCAACGCAATGGATCTCCAACATTTGGAGCAAAGCGATAGATCCTTCCGAAGGTTTTTCAGAGCGTTGCAGCACCAGTTTGGGGCATGGCAGCATACAGAGAATTGAAGCGATAATTCCTGTGACGGTGTGCTTCTCATCTTACGAAAGTACCATGCCATTTTCAACAAGGGCTGTTGGTATTCGGCTGGCAATTTCTGGCAGATTCCAATTAAAACGTGAGTTTGAGAAAAGGCAAATTTTGACAGCAGGTTTATTTTTTGGAGGTCAATTACCAGAGAAGCGTTGGGAATAGAAACTCCATCCCGCAATTGTAAACCACTGTCTTATGATTTTTTTTACAGAATGTAACGTTTGGCGAAAAAATTGTGTCTTTAATATTGTCGTGAGCTTGATAAATATGCCTTTTAACTTCTAAACTTTTTTCAAACTTACATAATTAAAAGGAGGACGCATTTGGTGATGAAAAAGAGACTGTTTTCTAACGTTTTGCCGTATCTTTTTCTATCCACTGTATTTTTACCCTTAACCTTCGCTGCGGACGTGATACATTGGGATTTACCGGAAGGTGCAAAAGCCCGGCTTGGCAGGGGGAGTATATCGGAGATAGCATATTCGCCGGACGGCAGACATCTGGCAGTGGCGAGTTCTATAGGGATCTGGGTCTACGATACAGCAACGAATGAAGAAGTCACGCTACTCACTGGACATACGGATAGCGTCTATAGCGTGTCGTTCAGTCCGGATGGCTCCACAATCGTTAGTGGGAGTAAGGATAATACCCTTCGTATGTGGGATATAAACACCGGTGAACACTTGAAAACGCTCATAGGACATACGGATTGGGTCAACAGCGTGTCGTTCAGTCCGGATGGCACGACAATCGCAAGCGCAAGTGAGGACGATACGGTTCGTGTGTGGGATGCAAGCACAGGCGAACCCCTGAAAACGCTCACAGGACATATTGATGATGTCTTGAGTGTATCGTTCAGTCCAGATAGCAGAACCCTCGTTAGTGGAAGTTTGGACGGGACCGTTCGTATATGGGATACACACACAGGCGAACACTTGAAAATGCTTACAGGACATACGGCTTGGGTTTGGAGCGTGTCGTTCAGTCCGGATGGCTCCACAGTGGCAAGCGCGAGTATGGACAATACCGTCCGTGTGTGGAATGCAGCCACCGGCGAACACTTGAAAACACTCATAGGACATGCGGGGTATGTCACTGGTGTGTCGTTCAGTCCGGATGGCACCACAATCGCAAGTGGAAGTAGGGATGCTACTGTCAGGTTGTGGGATGCAGCCACCGGCGAACACTTGAAAACACTCATAGGACATACGGCTTGGGTCTGGGGCATGTCGTTCAGTCCGGATGGCACCACAGTGGCAAGCGCGAGTGAGGACGATACCGTTCGTGTGTGGGATGCAGCCACCGGTGAACACTTGAAAACGCTTATCGGACATACGGGGCATGTCAACAGCGTGTCGTTCAGTCCGGATGGCTCCACAATCGCAAGCGGAAGTGAGAACGCTGCTCTCCGTTTGTGGGATGCCGAGACAGGCAAACTCCTGAAGACTCTCAAAGGTCATAGGGAGAGTGTTAGGAGCGTGTCATTCAGTCCAGATAGCAGAACCCTCGTTAGTGGGAGTGAGGACAATACCATCCATGTGTGGGATGCCGCCACAAGCAAACTTCTGAAGACTCTCAGCCACATGGGGGCTATCTATAGTGTATCGTTCAGTCCGGATGGCGCGATAATTGTTAGTGGGAGTGAGGACGATACCTTCCGATTGTGGGATGCCGCCACAGGCAAACTCCTGAAAACTTTCATAGGACATAGGAGAGATATCTATAGCGTGTCGTTCAGTCCGGATGGCACGACAATCGTAATCGGAAGTGAGAACGCTGCTCTCCGTTTGTGGGACGTCGAAACAGGCAAACTCCTGAAGACTCTCAAAGGACATATGAAGAGTGTCAGAAGCGTGTCATTCAGTCCCGATGGCACCAAAATCGCAAGCGGAAGTGAGGACGCTACTGTCCGGTTGTGGGATGCAGCCACAGGCAAACTCCTGAAGACTCTCATGGGACATAGGGGGAGTGTTAGGAGCGTGTCATTCAGTCCAGACGGCACAACAATCGTTAGTGCAAGTGAGGACGCTACCCTCCAGGTATGGGATGTCGAAACAGGAGAAGTCCTGAAAACGCTTATCGGACATACGGGGCATGTCACCAGTGTGTCGTTCAGTCCGGATGGCACGACAATCGCAAGCGGAAGCTCCGATGGCACGGTGCTGCTATGGGATGTCCACACTCGTTAACACCGGAGATAATCCAACTCGGCACTTACCCCAATCCCGCCGCATGCCTCCCAGCAGCTGGATCACCAGCAGCATAGAACGTTCCACTCTCTTTGTCGATATGGAGCATGGAAGGCGCAGCAATCGCACCTCCGTGCGCCCTGAGTTGATGCCCGCGATTACCAAGTTCTTCCCTGACGTTTTCGCTTACACTGTCGTTGATAGTCAATGAACCTGCTTGCCCGAATGTCTGCGCACGGTTCGGATTCGGATCGAACGAATCTTCATGATGTGCAGTCGCAAAACGTGGGGCTGTAACGGCATCTTCAGGTAGCATACCGAACTCAACGAAATTGAGCAGTAAGTTCATCGTCGCTTGATCTTGCAGATCACCACCCGCAACGCTGATGGCTAAAATCGGAGCACCGTCCTTAAGAACCAGTGTAGGGGTAAGCGTAATTCTCGGACGTTTTCCGGGCTGGATACAGTTCGGGTGTCCGGGAGTTGTGTTAAGGCTCCGTAGACGGTTGCCATAACTGACACCTGTAGGACCGACCATTCCCCCCGCATGGTAGACGTTGGCACTCGGTGTCGCGGCGACAACATTTCCCCATCGGTCAGCAACTGCACAGGTCGTCGTCCCGCCTACGCCAGGTCTAAAGACACCCCCCGCTTTTAATGGCTCCATGTTATCCACATCACCGGGTCGCGCTTCATGCGATGCTTTTTGCATATCAATGAGCGGTCGGCGGATCTCAGTATAGGCATCCGAAAGCAGCTTGGATAAAGGCACATCTACAAACTCCGGATCGCCGTAATATGCATCGCGGTCAGCCATCGCCAGTTTGAGTGCTTCCGTAACCACATGCACATAGTCTGCCGAGGCGTTACCCATCGCTTTGAGGTCGAAACCTTCCAATAAACGCAATGCTTGGCAGAGATAAGGACCTTGCGTCCAAGTACCGCATTTGTGCACCGTATATCCTCGATAGTCCACCGTTACCGGGTCTTCAACAAGTGTGACATGCGCAGCGAGGTCTGCCTTACGAAGAAATCCACCCTTGTCAATGTAAAAACCTTCTAAGGCATCGGCAATATCGGTATCGGCACCGTTCCGTCCGTAGAAACGATCGCTTGCCGCTTGGATTTTTTCCTCGCGGCTACCAGATGTTTTCTGTTCCGACGCAACCATCCGACGTAGCGTGACCGCCAAGTCAGAATGCCAGTCCGCCTCACCAGCATCAAGCAGAGCCAGCGTGGGGGCAACGATGTCTTCAAACGTCTTAGTGCCATACAACTTGAGTGTGGTCGTGCAGAGATCCACAACCGACGGCACCGGTGCCATTTTAATATCACCATTAGGGATACCGTTCTCCATATACCAATCAATCGCGGTTTGCGAGACCGGTGCACGTCCCTGTCCAGAGAGTGATTTCACTTCCTGCTTTTCCGCGTCAAAGATGAGAAGTGGCACCTCACCCCCGATAGAACAGGCCCCGTGATCTGTGACATTGAGCGCGAGGATCGTCCCCGCCGCTGCGTCTGCCGCATTTCCGCCCGCTTCCAGAATTTCAATTCCTGCCGCAACGGCTTTTGCCCCACCGGCAGCAACGGCTCCAGTTTTACTAACAGCATTCCATCCAATTTCTTGCGTGTTTGACATCAGTTTCTCCTCTCCTTTATCACCAGAAGTTGTGCTGATTTTCCAATCCCCAGTTTTGCTTTAAAGCATAGCATAAAATCGCATATGTGTAAATATTTTATGGCTTGAATAATGAACGGAACTCGGTTAAAATATTACTCAAACTGGGTTGAAGCTTGGGTAGAGCTGCATCAGAGAGAATTGTTGGCAGATTGGGAACGATTACAATCGGGTCGAATTCCATTAAGAATTGATCCGCTTCAATAAAGGAGGTAGACATGCTTCATCCAATATATCGTGTGGTTTCTTTTGAAATACAAGCACCTTACACACTTCGCGTCTGTTTTGATGATGATACAGAACAAGTTATAGACTTTCAACCTACATTAAAAGGCGAATTGTTCGGTCCACTCCGCGATGGAACTTTATTCAACCAAGTTCGGATTGATCCAGAAGTCCATACATTAGTATGGCCGAATGGAGCTGATTTTGATCCGGCGACCTTACATGATTGGCCTGATCATTTACCTGAACTGAAAAGAATGGCAAAGTGTTGGTCTCTTGAAAAAACAAAAGATATCGAAACATCGCCAGGACTTACGCGAAAAACCACGGCGCAGGCATAATTTAATCACTAACAAAGGAAAAATATGGCTGAATACAAAATTGCGGTAATTCGAGGAGACGGAATTGGGATTGAAGTGATAGAGGAGGGCATCAAGGTCCTCAACGCTATCGCCGACAGATACAACATCAAATGGGACTTTGTGGAGTTCCCTTGGGGCTCGGACTACTATTTCGAGCATGGGCACATGATGCCAGCAGATGCCCTTGATACCGTTGCGGAATTCGACCAGATTTATCTTGGCGCAGTCGGGCACCCCGACATCCAAGACCACATTGCGCTCAATGGGCTTCTGTTACCTATCCGACGTAGATTCGATCAGTACGTCTGTGAGCGACCAAGCGTCCTCTATCCCGGTATTAACACACCGCTCAAGGACAAGGAGGCTTGGGAGATTGATCTCGTGGTGATACGAGAGAACACAGAAGGCGAGTATGCTAACGTCGGTGGGTTTCAATACCAAGGATTCCCCGAAGAGATCGGCGTGCAGGTTGGTGTGTTTACGCGCCACGGCTGCGAGCGGATTATCACTTATGCCTTCGAGCAAGCTCGGGCGCGAGATAAGAAACGCAAAGTCACTTCGATCACCAAGTCGAATGCCCAAGGCTACGGCATGATTGTATGGGATACAGCCTTCGAGCGAGTCGCCACAAAGTATCCCGACATAGAGACGGAATCGTTGCTTGTGGACGCAGCATGTATGGATTTCGTGCGGAGACCAGAGGACTTTGATGTGGTCGTCGCCAGTAATCTGTTTGGGGATATCCTCACGGACATCGGTGCGATTATCACCGGAAGCATGGGACTGGCTCCGAGCGGCAATATCGACCCTCAACGTCGATTCCCGTCGATGTTCGAGCCTGTTCACGGGAGTGCACCGGACATCATGGGAAAAGGCATCGCGAATCCGCTGGCAGCAATTATCTCTGGTTCCATGATGGTGCGCTTCATCGGTGAGGTAGAAGCGGCGGAAACGATAGATGCAGCTGTACTAAAGGTCGTTGAGGCAGGCAAAACCCTCCCACCAGATCTCGGTGGTCAAGCCACAACCTCACAGATCGGCGATGCTGTAGTAAACGCGCTCGGCTAATGTGCCTTGTCGCGGATTCGCACCCCTTTAACAATCTGAAGGAGAAGCAATTTGAAGGCCGTCTTCTTTGATTTATTCAAAACGCTCATAACTGAGAAAACGGGAGATGATTTCCAAGCAAGGGTTCTGATTCATAAGCGATCGGGTACGACCAAAAATCAATCCTCACTTCCAAAATCTCGTGGTGAAATATGTTCAAACTGACAGAAAAGGACTACCACGCAGCGATTACCGAAAATTTTCCTCAGTTGCCGATTGAAACATGGGAACCGCTTCACGAGGGTTGGGCGAATCGGACGTTTCTGGTCAATCAGTGGATAGTTTTTCGCTTCCCTAAACATCAGGTCGCAGCGCACCACTTGGTACGTGAGATACGTTTACTGACCGAACTTGCACCTACCCTTCCGTTATCTATTCCCCAATATCTCTACCACGGGCAACCCACGCAATATTACCCGTTCGTGTTTGGCGGATATACCTTCATTCAAGGAACGCCGCTGAATCAGTGTTCACCCGAAGTACAATCGGCATCGTGGTGGCAACCACCCTTGGGGGCTTTTCTCACCGCACTGCATTGTTTTCCCGTGGACCGTGTGCAAGACTTATTTGAGACTGATGTTTATATGACATCACAAGCATGGCAGGAAGGGATAGCTAAGATGTACGGGAAAATACAAACCTACATTTTTCCACTACTCACTCACCGACAAAAAAAAGAACTTAGCACCTATTTCAAACAGGTGATAGTCAATTCATCTATCTTTTCCTTTACCCCCGTTCTTATTCACCAAGACTTTTATTCACACAACATTTTAGTCGATGTCAATAGGGAAACCGTCACTGGAATTATTGATTGGGGAAGTTGCACGATTGGTGATCCGGCAGAAGATGTTGGCGATTTGGTTGCTTATTACGATGGCGTTATTGACGAGGGTTGGTATTCTCGCTGCGCTTTTTATCGCCATACCGCTCCATTTCCGGATTTACTCTATGTTCTCGAACACAACCAGCCTGAGAAAGTGGCATCAATCATGGGCAAGATTGATGCGTTATGGACACCATGAGTCAACTCACACCATTTCGACATAGGTATGTATTGAGAGTCTCCCCGGAATCATTTCCACAGAAAAGTGCCTTCAACAAGTAAAATGAATTTGCATTTTTGAATCAAATATGTTATCATATATAATGTAAACTTAAATTACTATTTATTTTTGGAAATACAATTAACCTAACACATGGAGAATAAATATGAAACTCGGTTCAATTCATGACGCGGCAGCCAACGGGGACCTTGATGTTGTAAAGAAAATCGTTGAACAGGATCCTCGTCTGGTCAACCAAGACGACAAATACGAATGGCGTCCTATATTTCATGCCGGATTAAGATGCCATTATGACGTTGTTAAATATCTAATAGACTGTGGTGCTGATTTGGCAGCGCATGACGGCTATGCGATTCACTATGCTGGGGAAGTACCAGACAATAAGGATGTCGTATCATTACTCATTGCCTATGGCGGCTTGGATGCACATGCCAAACCATCGAGCGAAGCCGCGCGCCAGTTTATATACGCCGTTTTCTTAGCCAATGTACAGCGAGTCAACGCAATGCTCCGTGACGAGCCAATGTTAGTACAGGAGCGTTACGCCCGTGGTGATACAGCCTTGCACCATGCTGCTCGAAACGGGGATCTGGAAATTGTAGAACAGTTGGTCGGCAGTGGGGCAGATGTCAATGTAACGTCAGATCACGCGCATTTTCCCCTGTACTGCGCAGCCGGTCATGGACATGTAGAAACGACGCGGTATCTTGTAGAACATGGCGCGGATTTGCAAGCCAGACTTGAGGATGGCAAAACGGTCGTTGAATGGCTAAAACAATATGCCGATCATGATCGTCGCTTGAAATCCTGTCTTGATATATTGGAGAGATAATACCTCAAATGCTGCACGACGATCGCGCTGACGGTATGTTTTCATGTTCGGCGGGCCAGAAATAATATGTGGAAAATTAACAACCTAACGGAGCAGTAATTTGAAAGCGGTCTTCTTTGATTTATTCGAGACGCTCATAACTGAGAAAACGAGAAAAGATTTCCAAGCAAGGGCTCCGTTTCATGAACGACTGGGCACGACCAAAGATAAATCTTCGCTTTGGTGGTCAAAGAACGAGGATGCCGCGATGATCGGAAAATTTCCTGATTGTCTGGCGAGGTTCACCCATTTGTGCAAAGCAGTCGGGTCGCCGCTCACGAAAAATGAAATTGTCGTAGCCACCCAGGAACATGAGGCATGGAAATCAAAAGTCTTGAGTTGTGTCGAGCCTCAGATATTTAAAATGTTGCGCAAAGTCCGAGCGCGTGGGCTGAAAGTCGGAATTATGAGCAACGCCTTACCAGAAGAGGTCCTCGCTTGGGAATTCTGTCCGCTTCAAGATCATGTGGACCCGGTCGTGTTTTCTTGCAGTGTCGGCGTAATGAAACCTGATAGGAAAATATTTGAGTTAGCGTGTTCACGTATGTGTGTTCAACCTTCTGAAGCCTACTTTGTTGGGGATGGCGGTTACGATGAACTGCAAGATGCAGCATCTGTCGGCATGAGGGTGATTCAGGCAGCGTGGTATCAAGATCGAGATGTGGAATGGTCTGGTGCATCTCCTTTAGGACGGGCAGACTCAATAAGGAATCTTCCTGAGTTATTGTGTTAAATCAAGGTGTGGACAAGGAACGATATATAGTAAACCCGAAAGTAAGAGGGAACTTTGGAAAACATAAACACCTCACCACCGCTGGCGAGGATTGTATCCTCGCCCTTCTACAATGTCTAATTAGATTGTAGGTTTTACTATAGACACTATTTGACTCTGGAAAGGATCAGCAGAAATGCCGCAT of Candidatus Poribacteria bacterium contains these proteins:
- a CDS encoding AAA family ATPase, with translation MLKRIKIQGYKSLVDLEVNFEHLAVLVGPNASGKSNFLDALHLLSRVATSRTLKEAFDPPYRGHALESFTFGEEGIKSLLEQETVSFSIEVDVQLSPKIVEDVNQQIQKMRPVPLDEDESVSRRSPPTVRSQNLRYRIEIEMLPKLGTLRVANEYLAALNTTGQLSQKRKPFLEQIDNQLHLRMEGQARPAHYERGLNYSILSMAHYPPHHPHLVAMRQELASWFTFYFEPRERMRLPSPVKEVHHIGLMGEDLAAFLNTLRGLNPRQFEAIEKSLHAMIPSITGIEVGVNALGEVELNLCEGEKRVSARGLSEGTLRILGFLALVGAKKSPALIGFEEPENGVHPRRIRRVARFLESRMLLEDIQFIVTTHSSLLSDLIPPESLYVCRKVNGNTEIEPFTMMHLGPLWKRVDVGDVLEEESALSPSERILRGDFDA
- a CDS encoding DUF4276 family protein; the protein is MRSISLFVEDTVHGDFLVALVQRVANAYNIEIKIKVSSVRGGHGTVITELRQYQQDLQHNAEDLPDIIIVGTDSNGRGFLQREREIDQATSDLADRVIYMIPQPHIERWLFLDSEAFKKVFGRGCSVPKRKCDRDRYKRLLLQAIRDAGVIPLLGGIEHIADLVNAMDLQHLEQSDRSFRRFFRALQHQFGAWQHTEN
- a CDS encoding PQQ-binding-like beta-propeller repeat protein → MKKRLFSNVLPYLFLSTVFLPLTFAADVIHWDLPEGAKARLGRGSISEIAYSPDGRHLAVASSIGIWVYDTATNEEVTLLTGHTDSVYSVSFSPDGSTIVSGSKDNTLRMWDINTGEHLKTLIGHTDWVNSVSFSPDGTTIASASEDDTVRVWDASTGEPLKTLTGHIDDVLSVSFSPDSRTLVSGSLDGTVRIWDTHTGEHLKMLTGHTAWVWSVSFSPDGSTVASASMDNTVRVWNAATGEHLKTLIGHAGYVTGVSFSPDGTTIASGSRDATVRLWDAATGEHLKTLIGHTAWVWGMSFSPDGTTVASASEDDTVRVWDAATGEHLKTLIGHTGHVNSVSFSPDGSTIASGSENAALRLWDAETGKLLKTLKGHRESVRSVSFSPDSRTLVSGSEDNTIHVWDAATSKLLKTLSHMGAIYSVSFSPDGAIIVSGSEDDTFRLWDAATGKLLKTFIGHRRDIYSVSFSPDGTTIVIGSENAALRLWDVETGKLLKTLKGHMKSVRSVSFSPDGTKIASGSEDATVRLWDAATGKLLKTLMGHRGSVRSVSFSPDGTTIVSASEDATLQVWDVETGEVLKTLIGHTGHVTSVSFSPDGTTIASGSSDGTVLLWDVHTR
- a CDS encoding gamma-glutamyltransferase is translated as MSNTQEIGWNAVSKTGAVAAGGAKAVAAGIEILEAGGNAADAAAGTILALNVTDHGACSIGGEVPLLIFDAEKQEVKSLSGQGRAPVSQTAIDWYMENGIPNGDIKMAPVPSVVDLCTTTLKLYGTKTFEDIVAPTLALLDAGEADWHSDLAVTLRRMVASEQKTSGSREEKIQAASDRFYGRNGADTDIADALEGFYIDKGGFLRKADLAAHVTLVEDPVTVDYRGYTVHKCGTWTQGPYLCQALRLLEGFDLKAMGNASADYVHVVTEALKLAMADRDAYYGDPEFVDVPLSKLLSDAYTEIRRPLIDMQKASHEARPGDVDNMEPLKAGGVFRPGVGGTTTCAVADRWGNVVAATPSANVYHAGGMVGPTGVSYGNRLRSLNTTPGHPNCIQPGKRPRITLTPTLVLKDGAPILAISVAGGDLQDQATMNLLLNFVEFGMLPEDAVTAPRFATAHHEDSFDPNPNRAQTFGQAGSLTINDSVSENVREELGNRGHQLRAHGGAIAAPSMLHIDKESGTFYAAGDPAAGRHAAGLG
- a CDS encoding DUF2442 domain-containing protein encodes the protein MLHPIYRVVSFEIQAPYTLRVCFDDDTEQVIDFQPTLKGELFGPLRDGTLFNQVRIDPEVHTLVWPNGADFDPATLHDWPDHLPELKRMAKCWSLEKTKDIETSPGLTRKTTAQA
- a CDS encoding 3-isopropylmalate dehydrogenase, with the translated sequence MAEYKIAVIRGDGIGIEVIEEGIKVLNAIADRYNIKWDFVEFPWGSDYYFEHGHMMPADALDTVAEFDQIYLGAVGHPDIQDHIALNGLLLPIRRRFDQYVCERPSVLYPGINTPLKDKEAWEIDLVVIRENTEGEYANVGGFQYQGFPEEIGVQVGVFTRHGCERIITYAFEQARARDKKRKVTSITKSNAQGYGMIVWDTAFERVATKYPDIETESLLVDAACMDFVRRPEDFDVVVASNLFGDILTDIGAIITGSMGLAPSGNIDPQRRFPSMFEPVHGSAPDIMGKGIANPLAAIISGSMMVRFIGEVEAAETIDAAVLKVVEAGKTLPPDLGGQATTSQIGDAVVNALG
- a CDS encoding aminoglycoside phosphotransferase family protein, whose protein sequence is MFKLTEKDYHAAITENFPQLPIETWEPLHEGWANRTFLVNQWIVFRFPKHQVAAHHLVREIRLLTELAPTLPLSIPQYLYHGQPTQYYPFVFGGYTFIQGTPLNQCSPEVQSASWWQPPLGAFLTALHCFPVDRVQDLFETDVYMTSQAWQEGIAKMYGKIQTYIFPLLTHRQKKELSTYFKQVIVNSSIFSFTPVLIHQDFYSHNILVDVNRETVTGIIDWGSCTIGDPAEDVGDLVAYYDGVIDEGWYSRCAFYRHTAPFPDLLYVLEHNQPEKVASIMGKIDALWTP
- a CDS encoding ankyrin repeat domain-containing protein; this encodes MKLGSIHDAAANGDLDVVKKIVEQDPRLVNQDDKYEWRPIFHAGLRCHYDVVKYLIDCGADLAAHDGYAIHYAGEVPDNKDVVSLLIAYGGLDAHAKPSSEAARQFIYAVFLANVQRVNAMLRDEPMLVQERYARGDTALHHAARNGDLEIVEQLVGSGADVNVTSDHAHFPLYCAAGHGHVETTRYLVEHGADLQARLEDGKTVVEWLKQYADHDRRLKSCLDILER
- a CDS encoding HAD-IA family hydrolase, with the translated sequence MKAVFFDLFETLITEKTRKDFQARAPFHERLGTTKDKSSLWWSKNEDAAMIGKFPDCLARFTHLCKAVGSPLTKNEIVVATQEHEAWKSKVLSCVEPQIFKMLRKVRARGLKVGIMSNALPEEVLAWEFCPLQDHVDPVVFSCSVGVMKPDRKIFELACSRMCVQPSEAYFVGDGGYDELQDAASVGMRVIQAAWYQDRDVEWSGASPLGRADSIRNLPELLC